The Alnus glutinosa chromosome 10, dhAlnGlut1.1, whole genome shotgun sequence DNA window AGGAAAGGACACGATGAACAGGTATCAAATTAAaagcttttttcttatttttgactGTTTCAccggaaaaaaaataaaaataaaaattgatcaatttaaaaatgtttggggtaattacctttttcccccatcaactatcaGCCATTACATGCCcctatgaactgacacctcgaccaaaagagagcatctaactaccaactttacatactttgccctcCTTCatcagggaatcccgttaatttggacggaatattccatttttgggcgttaattttggtttaaagaccaaaatgccgtccaacagtaattaataaaaaaatattaaaattaatatgtttaaaaaagttaagggcatttatgtcatttttgaatttgagttagggtatttaagtatttttaCGAATTAAATTGACGGAATGGgacaaagtatgtaaagttggtagttggatgctctcttttggtcgaagtgtcagttcatggggccatgttgacaatggctggtagttgatgggggaaaaatgtaattaccccaaaatgttttcaattgGCTAGCAGAGAAAAGAGTTTACGTTTTTATTTGCGTAAACAATTTTTGAACACTCTCACACTCCCGTGGAAGCAATTGTACTAGGATACCTTATGAGGTCTATTTGTCCGAGCAAATCTAGAACTGCTTGAATACCTTCCCGGCCAGATAGGCATCACAAGGGCTTTTTCACAAATGCATTCCCAAAGCAGCATGGGCTTGAAATTATACTGGATCTCAATTCTACTACATGGAAGGCCTTTTATGATTTCACACACTTTCTTCATTTAATTTGCAGCTGCTTTTCATggtctctctctttccctcgcAACTCCTTCGatcaattatatgaaaatataaggGCGTTGTTTGGCAGTGCCTTTGCTTGTACAGGATAGTgctatgactttttttttttttttggttaataacaatcaacatcaaaatatttcaactttttcaactttttatattacataaataattttttattactattcaaataaaaaaatttcactacagtacaaaactttttcacttttctatacaaattctttttactttatatcgcatcatcactttttactaattttaaaattaataacccactactctgttctacACAAATATTTGCCAAACATATATACCCAAGAATTAttggacaattttttatacgaacCAAATACtgagaaatattttttgaaccattttcatagttgcaaaaaaaatagctacatttttttcaaaaattaataatgtccactgaaaacatttttcaaaaaaaaaaaaaaaaaaaaaaagaagaagaagaagaaaatttatgTGGAAACAATAATTTTAGAATCAGATTAATACACGTTTGCAACATTCTTGCTCTTTCTGCCAAACATTTTAGAGTTCTCTTAATTTCTAAAGCAGGTAGACACCAGCATGCAGTCAATATAAGCCTAACGGTCAAATATTGCAAGAGAGGCCTGCTTTTCAATTACCTGCTAACCACATGCGGcgtgcaacaaattctcctagctagcaagaatatatatatatacaccaaaaaaagtcatatattgtTAGAGATCGATCATCATCGAACCAGCACGAgagaaattcttaaaaaaataaaacattgctCCAAACactaaaataagtaaataaataaatttttaaaaaatattttacgtcgaaacaaatagaatgcttttttattttttatttttaaatgaccGACCAGAGCCTCCTCATCTTTGTTCTGTGTAACTCTAGATCTGATTAATAAATAAGCAAGATCAGGTAGGCctgattagaaaaagaaaaaaaaaaaatcaggtagGCCGGCCAGCATATATATACGTACTCTTAATTTAAGTAAGCAAGTTTAGAAATGGTCAAGCTAATtgaaaccatatatatatatatatatatatatatatatatatatatgaagcatGCAGATAGCAAATTTTGTTTCCATCGAATCTAAAGATgtgaatattatttaatatttaagcCTTAATTTGTTATCGGATAGGATGACGTTGATCATCATGTAAAGAAATATACATTAATCTTTGGAGCATTTTTAGCCACTAATTAATTAGTTCAAGCTGTCTAATTGTTGAACTTGCTACTTCCTATATTTAGAATTTTTCTGACAAAATTGTATCGAcactaaattttgttttgttttgttttgttttttttttttttttttgttttaaaaaaaaaaaaactggttacAGATACAACACCCTAAAAGAATTAAGGAgactatatataataataataataataataatatttataaattaaacataatctGCCTCTCTAGTACGTGCGTGTTATAaatccaaatgaaaaaaaaaaaggaaattaattgTTTCTGAGCTAGATCAAAAGTACCTTATAGTTTGCTCTTAATGTtaattaaagtattgattaagtgattaaatttacctcttcctattagcttaagcttttgggataaaaatttaaaacggtatcagagccaaaggtcttgagttcgaacgTTGACTCCGTCATTTAATTTacccaatttcaattaaatatttcatgtgttggacctcacttattaaaaggAATATAGTTTGAATtcacacgtgagggagagtgctaaattattgattaagtaaataaatttacttcttcatatcagtttaagcttttaggataagtagtgatttaagaATTAAAATCCTATAGTTTTTGAgctagtttttttctttctatatttttcattttcttccttttcatgGGCCATGCAATATGAATAAATCACCTAGTATTATCAGTGACGATTCCTAATATTATCAGTGACGGCATTAGTTTCGTCATTGATGACCTTTCTCGATAAAGCAACATGCGATCGATGGCCTATTAATAATGATCGGTCGTCGTTAAAAGTTATTACCGACGACTTTTCATCTAAAGATCAAAATTCTCGTACATgtacatataataataattcatgCACGCGCGTCCATTGGTATAGCTTGTCGTTTATGAATCTTTAATCCAAGGGAATGGATTTTAATTCCGTGATCATAAACCATCAAGTTCAATGTATacacgtacatatatatatatatatatatatatatatatatataaaagaaaatactgcctaatcactacaaaaatgtatgcactttgacacgtgcattttgacacgtgtacagtgctgtacacgtgtcaaacatttagacacgtgcactttgacacgcgtaagacgcgtgtcaaatgtgcacgacattaagtgtacaagttgacacgtgtattgagatacacgtgtcaaatttgacacgtgtatctcaatacacgtgtcaaagtgttttgacacgtgtattaagatacacgtgtcaaaccgtttgacacgagtattttaaatactcgtgtcaaaacactttgacacgtgtattgagatacacgtgtcaaatttgacacgtgtatctcaatacacgtgtcaacttgttttgacacgtgtatttagatacacgtgtcaaattggttatatttttttaaaaaaaatccaaatcgaatttttcatttaaataaaattttaatttaattatttaattgtatttttaaattaaattaaaaatacgattaattaattaaattaaaaatttaattaaataaaaaacccaatttggattttttttcttcaatttagttttggtattggttatttaaaattatttggtataataattttaatagttatttcaaattttattatttccgaccacaaataacaaaatattgattttacagaaaaactacacaaaataatattacacaaatcataagttaataacgtattcgttaactaagcaaatatttacacataaaaattaattacacaaaatatctacaaatctgaagggcgtccctgcgaatgaggaggtaccgtcccaggcgtgttatcgccaaccggcgattgctgagcaaggaatggtgtagcgggcgaaggtgtagcgacaatggaatgctgggtcagccgtcgtccaacaggcgacaacgtaccaaccgttgtcgaattacctgcaaatcatatagacaattaaagtatataatattacttgcaaaattaaaggggtaattaaaataaattgaaattaattttttcctacacacagtataaatcatacctgcagatgcactactaacagacgacgtactacctacgtgtgcaggtgaaggcgtaccaagacatggtgctgatgctcccatggaggacatgaagacctcaacctgtcgcaggcgctgctccaacaggtcattcctcgctcgctcagcctgtagctccgcttgcatctcttccatcttccgagtgttttcggcccaatcccgagacgtgccctgagatggtcccccttgtgaccgaggcctatatgagaaacatgtcccccgaacaggtgtgacgttcggcccaacctgccgaaccctccctgcatactcaggcctcccaaccgcctgttcgtaagcgtcgttcggtgcccaacgcaccgtgtctgcggagacgctttgcgtggcggctggatcactggataaactctgcgtcatcctctcctgtacgtcgtcaacatgaacaagtcatatattgaataatgacaaatcacacataattttaaaaataatagtaaattaaatcagtagcatacgcataggacccgtgtacgttcgttcacgtgagtgccgtccttccttgtgtgggtcttcacgaacgacgcggcgcgagtggggggcgtgccagatgtacatgtctgtcgtcatgcagttgacatatataagaaacagatagcgataaaaatagtataaataaaaataaaaacaattatcaacaaatatatataacataaacatatatattttcatacctcctcgtgattaaatctggcataacttttagatcccgtacaatgaggaaggtcattctgctcacgcagcctcttcatccgttcagaggttgcctacgcatttaacatgaaaataaaaatgtaagcattgacacacttaaattaaaactaaaattaaataaactgttattaaaaaaccacaacattttcttggcttacatacgattttttgctcacggcaccaatctctcagcaggaactctacatcttctgcgtcatagttgccaaaaaaattgtctggcattctcgcacggataatctcgggcgtgtcaccgtctctaatacgtagtttggttttgaacctcgacttccacgagcggtgcttacggccaatatcacataaagcctcctgttgtgccctgcgcgcgtctactgatacaggtacatagaactcctcctgcacattcaacacatttttataggtttaaaaacttcaagaaatacattaatctcaagtttaattcaaataaataattaaattatattcatagacataccatcagcgcgtcccacattgcctgcttaatctgcctatttaccttcgcccattcgtcccgcatgtgtatgtaggacccactcctgatcatcttgccctcagcccgccgaaatcgattgcaggcccgtcctacaggttgtatagcagcattgtactgcaatacaaccttcttacccctcgggaggacccagtttctcgctgggtcgtcaatcacctcataataaatggtcccgtctgggttgtaccctaatgaaagaaatattcaacattaatgttaaaaatttaatcataagattaaagaacatatatatatatatataaacaatttctaatcaaatatttatttatttaaaaaccaaaacaaaaaaaacaaaaatttggtaagagaatatgagttttaaggatgtctaaatatgtacttacccatcaaccgaatctgctcaatccgtatgtgctgggtcgctgggtcgcccgcaacctcctccccaacccctccggcttgtggattctgctgatcatcatctgaatccatatcctggggactaccgggggccaactgatcggtacccaacatcgcaacgtcctcctcatgggtactctggctcccccccacatctggcatctgactctcaccggaaagtggcatctgactctcaccggaaagtggcatctgactctcaccggaaagtggcatctggctctcaccagataaaggcatctggctctctacatgcctcgggccctgactcgcccccgatgctggcatccgtctcggccccgggccctgactcgcccccgatgctggcatctgtctcgggcccgggccctgactcgcccccgatgctggcatctgtctcggccccaaaatctggccaggcatcgccgcctgtgccggtatctgtcccaaccccatagccggcatctgcatctccccggtctgtgacagtggaaatcctacatcctgcgtctcactatcagggttacacgtcataggtccactatacgtatacggaaagtacggcgcataaccctgtgaccccatcccTTCTCGCAGCCACCATCGATatgcgttacccggttgggtgaaccctatctgagataatgtcggcagctccgacaatggagagctgcaaggtccagctgtgctgctctgtccgtgatctgacgtgggcacggccaccgtacccggcaacaatggtctataaggcccgtctgggtggtgtggccacgctgcAGAATACAATGACGTCGaaacagtgggcgtggtcatggggggcacgggtgggctaggtgcccgatacgcataatgagggggtctctggtccatcaatacctgcgaacaaatgcagacaaattaattagaatatgtttttttaatatatttttaatgaacatactaaagaacagcgaaatttatacaattaataaaaatttgtattcagtacaagcgaattgtacaagcaatatatatatcagtcaagtgtattgagttcaagctaattatactcacaacaaatacatcaatcattgtatcacgggagcttcaataggATCTacgtcgggcctgtcgtactcgaattcgtcATTCGTATCTGGTAGGTcagcagtggctagtacgagcggtacgcactcatggtaggttgtaccatcctcattactcccatccccctgtccaacgtcgtacacgttgcgcggtttggtcctaaccgcacaaacccaatttgggttccttccatcttctacgtagaatacttgatccacctgagatgtaagcacgtacggctcgtcctgaatctgttctcccctgtggacgaggtgattgaagttgacaaacactaggccatactcgtctattgtgaatcctctgtccattgtggggtctgcccaattgcacttaaataagacgtacgtagtcctgtcatagtactcgacctcaaatatatcggttaactgtccgtagtacgtttcgccttcaacggtaggaacacagacgccgctattctgagtcctccttcccacatcatgagcaagcgtgcgaaataattttccatttaccacgtacctgttgtacttcaccgctgtctcctttagccctctacaacgcataaccaacttgtggcccaattcctccctacgttgatcgtccaggccatcgacctatgttttaattacaaatagtaaacatcacattgggttATAATcctgaacccgcataaatttatccaatttaaaatttacaactatttccttacatatgcacggtaccattcgcagaactgctcatgatgttgtgcttcaataagagcctccgtaatgcgacccctagtgcatgatcgcctaagcgcgtctttgtgcatcctacattcagcgtatacaattatgtaataattgttattaatacttttactcgaattctgctaaatataaggttaggactacttacgtccgcaaattgtgaaactcttcagagttgaacacaatataacgatgaatctggtgcattatcaaccggttcatggtaacacgcgtgcccgctcccttggatccatcaggattcctctgaggtctgttgtggaatgttggtgcgttattcagataccttgaacagaacgttaccagctcggtcgctatgtacccctccgcaatgcacccctcaggagctgctttattgcgcacattatttttgaaattccccagactcctggtttaaacacatacacgacaatttaattgtcgtcaattaggattacaattaaataaaaatatttatttacatattacgccgaattttacctctctgccgggtacatccatctatactgcacgggtccgcctagtctacactcgcgcacaagatgcacaaccaagtggaccatgctggtaaaaaaccctggagggaatatctgttctagcttgcacaaagtgatacagacgtcaccctgcagtcggtccatatcttcttgtgatagctttgttgagcatatgcctctaaaaaatgcagaaatctccacaagaggtctaaccactttatcaggcaatgacttacgcagtgcaattggaagaagctgttgcatcagtatgtggctatcatggctcttcaagccagaaattgtacggtccttgagccgaacacatcgtgaaatgttcgaagcgtatccgtccgggaccctaacatttcgaagaaccttcagaaaattttctttgtcctctctagacattgtgtgacaggcagcgggaatatacgttttaccgttggcggccgtgaacggatgcaacttaggtctcaaccccatttcttgcaagtccagccgagctgccaagttgtccttcgttttcccttttatatccaaaatagtgccaagtatattgtccatgacatttttctctatgtgcataacatcaagattgtgccgaagcaaattgtctttccaatacggcaatctgaaaaatatacttttcttcttccatataacatcggaactccctgcacccttcttccgcttcttccgtttcttcttcttacccgcggtctcatctccaaacgcaactccgtccaactgttggagaacctcgtatccgcatggcacaatcggtgcGCTGGCAAATTCTTCggtaccgtcaaatgtcctcctgttaagccgccacagatgttcaggcggcagatatctcctgtgccccatatagcaaaatttgcacccgttctttaagcgtatagaacgcgtcgattgcatacagcaaggacatgccttcgcacccctgttaggccaacctgataaatctgcatacgctggcaagtcgtttatcgtccacatcaactgagatcgcataataaaattttccttctttgaagcatcgaatgttcgtacccctacattccacagttccaccaactcatcaatcaatggctgaaggtaaacatcaatatccatacctggtgagctcggtccagggataaccaaggaaaggatgaaggatgactgtttcatgcacatccaaggtggcaaattgtacggcacaagcattacgggccatgtgctgtgagatgtgctcatgttcccaaatggattaaatccatctgctgtcaaaccaagccggacgtttctactctctgccataaaatttggatgtaaaatgtcgaacgatctccatgcctcaccgtcggccgggtgcctcaatacgccatccctagtgcggccttctgcatgccatctcatatggggcgcagtatgctcagacatgaataacctctgcaaccgtgggatgagtggaaaccacctcaagatcttcaccgggcgtttttttctcgctgatatgatctcaccatcatcatctacatgtgtatcagccctccacttagactctccacatacggtacatgaatctaattctttattgtctttccagaataacatacagtcgttacggcacgccggaatcttctcataccccagacccatgccacttaggaacttcttcgcctcgtacgtgttatctggcaatgcctcatcgcaaggaggcaacaactgattgatgaattccagaatgtctgaaaaaatcttgttactaatacctccaacgcacttcaagttgtacatgtgtacagtagcactcaatttactgtgctttgtaccagggtgaaggggcttctcggcagtctttaacagctcttggtacttcaatgcgtcctcGCACGAcgtatcttcatcaacttgttgcggaagagtacttgcggcttcaggaacatcgtgcacgccgaaggcgtcacgcaacatggcgtgcatgttatcatcctgttccacagcgacaccctcctgttctgtgacttcaccatgttcagtgctatggtcagcggcctctgtgccactgtgataactcgaacactgaccaggaatagcggatccagtcgtagtctcaccgtgcatataccacaaatggtatcccggattcatcccccgacctccagtcaggtgggcaagaacgtaatcaggagtgtgacgctggttatttcgacaatacttgcatgggcagtaaatttttccatcgacggccgtacagttacgaacggcaaatgtcacaaacgccctacacccgtcgttatacgttgtcgtacccctaggtgctgacatccaagacttgtccatattcctctgtatagggttaagaggacaagac harbors:
- the LOC133879509 gene encoding uncharacterized protein LOC133879509; its protein translation is MSREDKENFLKVLRNVRVPDGYASNISRCVRLKDRTISGLKSHDSHILMQQLLPIALRKSLPDKVVRPLVEISAFFRGICSTKLSQEDMDRLQGDVCITLCKLEQIFPPGFFTSMVHLVVHLVRECRLGGPVQYRWMYPAERSLGNFKNNVRNKAAPEGCIAEGYIATELVTFCSRYLNNAPTFHNRPQRNPDGSKGAGTRVTMNRLIMHQIHRYIVFNSEEFHNLRTMHKDALRRSCTRGRITEALIEAQHHEQFCEWYRAYVDGLDDQRREELGHKLVMRCRGLKETAVKYNRYVVNGKLFRTLAHDVGRRTQNSGVCVPTVEGETYYGQLTDIFEVEYYDRTTYVLFKCNWADPTMDRGFTIDEYGLVFVNFNHLVHRGEQIQDEPYVLTSQVDQVFYVEDGRNPNWVCAVRTKPRNVYDVGQGDGSNEDGTTYHECVPLVLATADLPDTNDEFEYDRPDVDPIEAPVIQ
- the LOC133879508 gene encoding uncharacterized protein LOC133879508, producing MGSQGYAPYFPYTYSGPMTCNPDSETQDVGFPLSQTGEMQMPAMGLGQIPAQAAMPGQILGPRQMPASGASQGPGPRQMPASGASQGPGPRRMPASGASQGPRHVESQMPLSGESQMPLSGESQMPLSGESQMPLSGESQMPDVGGSQSTHEEDVAMLGTDQLAPGSPQDMDSDDDQQNPQAGGVGEEVAGDPATQHIRIEQIRLMGYNPDGTIYYEVIDDPARNWVLPRGKKVVLQYNAAIQPVGRACNRFRRAEGKMIRSGSYIHMRDEWAKVNRQIKQAMWDALMEEFYVPVSVDARRAQQEALCDIGRKHRSWKSRFKTKLRIRDGDTPEIIRARMPDNFFGNYDAEDVEFLLRDWCREQKIATSERMKRLREQNDLPHCTGSKSYARFNHEETCTSGTPPTRAASFVKTHTRKDGTHVNERTRVLCERMTQSLSSDPAATQSVSADTVRWAPNDAYEQAVGRPEYAGRVRQVGPNVTPVRGTCFSYRPRSQGGPSQGTSRDWAENTRKMEEMQAELQAERARNDLLEQRLRQVEVFMSSMGASAPCLGTPSPAHVGSTSSVSSASAGNSTTVGTLSPVGRRLTQHSIVATPSPATPFLAQQSPVGDNTPGTVPPHSQGRPSDL